TCGACTTCACCGCGCCAGAAATCGACGCCCAGATGCTGGACGAGTTCCCAGCCGTTGGCCTCGTCGATCTCGAGCACCTCGTGCAACGCCTCCATCTCCGGGCGGTAGGCGCCCAACACGGCGTAGAGCCGCTCGGCGGCCGAGGCGGAAACCGCCAAAGCGAGGAAGGTGAGGGTGAAGGAAACGAGGGCCAGGCCGTTGCGAATCATGACGGTGGGGCAAGCAAGCGAAGTGCCGAACCCTGCGCAAGGTCATGTCGTTTGTGACCGGCCCCGAACGTGCTACACTTCGCCCCATGAAAGTTTCCATCATCGGCCCGGGCCGGGTCGGCGCGACGCTCGCCTACACCCTGGCCCTCAAAGGTCTCGCCTCCGAACTCGTGTTGGTGGGCCGCAACCGCGACCGCGCGGCCGGTGAAGCGCTCGATATCGAGCACGCCCAGCTCTTTTTGCGCGCGCCGCTGGAGGTGCGCGGCGGCGATATCGCCGATGTCGCGGGGTCGGCCGTGATCGCGGTGTGTGCCTCGGCGCCGACGCCGACTGATATGAGCGATCGCAACCAGCTCGCCGCCGCCAACGTGGAGCTCATGCGCGAACTCATTCCAGCCGCGGTGGCCGCTGCGCCGGACGCGAAACTGCTCATCGTGAGCAACCCGGTCGACGTCATCACCTGGCAGGTGCTGCAGCTCACCGGCCTGCCGCCGACTCAGGTGTTTGGCACGGGCACGCTCATCGACTCGGCGCGCTTTCGCGATGCCTTGTCCAACCAAGTGGGCATTCACCCGGCGGACATCCGCAGTTACGTGCTTGGTGAGCACGGTTCGTCGCAATTTGCCGCCATGAGCCTGGCGCAGTCGGGGGCGGAGCCTTTGGAAGATACGCCCGAGCGGCGCGAACTGTTCAAGCAGACGACCGACGCGGGCCTCCAGGTCTTCCGGCTCAAGGGCAACACCTGCTACGCCGTGGCTGCGGCCGCCGCCGAAGCGATCGAAGCCATCGTGCACGACACCTGCCACACCATGCCGCTGAGCATTCGCATCGACGGCCACTACGGCGTCGAGGGCGTGTGCCTGAGCCTGCCGGTTGTGGTGGGCGCGGGCGGCATCGAACGTATTCTCCTGCCGCCGCTCAATGCCGAGGAACGCGCCGCCTTCGCCACCAGCGCCCGGCGCGTGCGCGAAGTGATTGAGGCGGTGGGTGCGGCGAACGGGTAGGGGACTAGCTTCCGGCAATAGATAGCGCGTGTGTTCGGGAGGCGCGCCCTTGCCCTGCCCTTGGTGGATGATTGTGGTGGACCTCCTCCCCATCGTTCCCTCAACCCCTGTTCCCTCGAACCCCACGCATCCAATGGCTGTTCGTCGACGCTTCCCCCGTCTCGCCCTCGTCCTCTCGTTTGTCTGCACCGCGATCGCGGTCTCCAGTGTCGCTGCTGCTCCGCGCGAGCGCCTGTCGATCAATGACGGTTGGCGGTTCTACAAATATGCCTCTACGGCCGAGGCCGATGCCCTCATTTACGACGTGCGCCCCGACGACAGCGCCGCGCGCGACGATCGGCCGGCCGACGAGAAGCCGACCGAGGCCGTCGCCATCGAAGTCCATCAGCAGGTGCTCAAGCCTTGGATTCTTCCCAGCGGCAACGCCTTCATCAAAGACCCGGCGCAGCGCCATACCCGGCCAGAGGGCGACCCGGGTGCGGACTTCCCCTTTGTGCAGGACGACTTCGACGACAGCGCGTGGGAGGCGGTGACGTTGCCGCACGACTGGGCTATTGCCGGTCCGTTTTACGCTGGTGATCCCGCGCCTGTCGGTGGCGGCATGGGTCGCCTGCCCAGCCCGGGCGTGGCCTGGTATCGGCGCGATCTCGTCATCCCGGCCAGCGACGCCGGACGGACCATCACCCTCGAGATCGACGGTGCCATGTCCTACTCGATGGTGTGGCTCAACGGCCACCTCGTGGGCGGCTGGCCCTTCGGCTACACGACTTACCACCTCGACCTCACGCCCTACGTGAACTTTGGCGGCGCCAACCAGCTCGCCATCCGCCTCGACAACCCGCCCAACTCCTCCCGCTGGTATCCGGGCGGCGGCCTCTACCGCAACGTCTGGCTGACGAAAACCAACCCGGTCCAAGTCGCCCAATGGGGCACCTTCATCACCACCCGCGACGTGTCGGCCGAGGCCGCGACGATCGATTTGGAGCTGGTGGTGCAGAACAACGGTGATGCGGAGGAGACGGTGACGGCCGAGACCTCGATTGAGTTCCAGGGCGGCGTGGTGGCGCGGTTCCCGGATCGCGAGACCAAGGTCGGCGCCGGAGCGAAACAGCGCCTCGCCACGACCGTGGAACTGGAGAACCCGCGGCGTTGGGGACCGCCGCCGAACCAGGTCCCCCACCTCTACCGCGCCATCACCACGCTGCGCCGGGGCGGCCAAGTCGTCGACACCTACGAAACCCGCTTCGGCATTCGCACGCTCGAGTTCCACCCCACCAAGGGGCTCTTCGTGAATGGCGAGCACATCACCTTCCAGGGGGTGAACCAGCACCACGATCTCGGCGCGCTCGGTGCGGCCTTCAACGTGCGCGCGGCGGAGCGTCAGCTCGAGCTCCTGCGCGAGGCCGGCGTGAATGCCATCCGCCTGGCGCACAACCCGCCCGCCCCCGAGTTGCTCGAACTCACCGACCGCATGGGCTTTCTCGTCATCAACGAGAGCTTCGATGCCTGGGAGCGCAAAAAGCCGCCGCTCGATTTCCACCTCATCTTCCCCGACTGGAGTGAGCCGGACATGCGCGCGCTCGTGCGCCGCGACCGCAACAGCCCGTCGGTCATCATGTGGAGCACCGGCAATGAGGTGGGCGAGCAATACACCGGTGAAGCCGGCGCCGCCGTCGCGCAGCGTCTGCACGACATCACCAAGGACGAAGACCCCACGCGGCCCACGGCGGCATCGTTCAACTTTGCCAAGCCGCACATGCCGATCCTCCGCGTCATGGACGCCATCACGCTCAACTACCAGGGCGAGGGCATCCGCAACGCGCCGGCTTACGCGCACCTCAAAGGCATCAACACGCCGCCGCTGTATCCGGCATTCCATGACGCGTTTCCGGCCAAGATGATCATCAGCAGTGAGAACGCCGCCGCCGTTTCCAGTCGCGGCGAATACCTCTTCCCGGTCACGTCCGGCATCAGCGCACCGGTCGAGGACGGGCAGGGTGGAGACCCGGTGGCGATGCACGTGAGCGCTTACGAACTCTACACCGCGCCCTTCGGTTCCTCGGCCGACAAGGTGCTCGGTTCGCTGGCGCGCCATCCTTACGTGGCTGGCGGTTTTGTGTGGAGCGGTTGGGATTATCTCGGTGAACCGACGCCTTACTACGGCGCGCGCAGTTCGTATTTCGGCATCATCGACCTCGCCGGTTTTCCGAAGGATCGTTTCTACCTCTATCAGGCCGCGTGGCGCCCGCACTACCCGATGGTGCACGTGCTGCCGCATTGGAACTGGCCCGATCGCGTGGGTCAGATCACGCCGGTGCATGTCTTCACGACGGGCGACGAAGCCGAACTGTTTCTCAACGGCGAATCCCTCGGCCGCAAAACCAAGGGCGAGTTCGAGTATCGGTTGCGCTGGGACGATGTCGTTTATGAGCCGGGCGAGATCAAAGTCGTCGCCTACAAACACGGCACCAAGTGGGCGGAGCAAACGGTGAAGACCACCGGCCCGGCGGCGGCGCTGAGCGCAGAGCCCGATCGCGCGAC
This portion of the Actomonas aquatica genome encodes:
- a CDS encoding malate dehydrogenase gives rise to the protein MKVSIIGPGRVGATLAYTLALKGLASELVLVGRNRDRAAGEALDIEHAQLFLRAPLEVRGGDIADVAGSAVIAVCASAPTPTDMSDRNQLAAANVELMRELIPAAVAAAPDAKLLIVSNPVDVITWQVLQLTGLPPTQVFGTGTLIDSARFRDALSNQVGIHPADIRSYVLGEHGSSQFAAMSLAQSGAEPLEDTPERRELFKQTTDAGLQVFRLKGNTCYAVAAAAAEAIEAIVHDTCHTMPLSIRIDGHYGVEGVCLSLPVVVGAGGIERILLPPLNAEERAAFATSARRVREVIEAVGAANG
- the galB gene encoding beta-galactosidase GalB, which codes for MAVRRRFPRLALVLSFVCTAIAVSSVAAAPRERLSINDGWRFYKYASTAEADALIYDVRPDDSAARDDRPADEKPTEAVAIEVHQQVLKPWILPSGNAFIKDPAQRHTRPEGDPGADFPFVQDDFDDSAWEAVTLPHDWAIAGPFYAGDPAPVGGGMGRLPSPGVAWYRRDLVIPASDAGRTITLEIDGAMSYSMVWLNGHLVGGWPFGYTTYHLDLTPYVNFGGANQLAIRLDNPPNSSRWYPGGGLYRNVWLTKTNPVQVAQWGTFITTRDVSAEAATIDLELVVQNNGDAEETVTAETSIEFQGGVVARFPDRETKVGAGAKQRLATTVELENPRRWGPPPNQVPHLYRAITTLRRGGQVVDTYETRFGIRTLEFHPTKGLFVNGEHITFQGVNQHHDLGALGAAFNVRAAERQLELLREAGVNAIRLAHNPPAPELLELTDRMGFLVINESFDAWERKKPPLDFHLIFPDWSEPDMRALVRRDRNSPSVIMWSTGNEVGEQYTGEAGAAVAQRLHDITKDEDPTRPTAASFNFAKPHMPILRVMDAITLNYQGEGIRNAPAYAHLKGINTPPLYPAFHDAFPAKMIISSENAAAVSSRGEYLFPVTSGISAPVEDGQGGDPVAMHVSAYELYTAPFGSSADKVLGSLARHPYVAGGFVWSGWDYLGEPTPYYGARSSYFGIIDLAGFPKDRFYLYQAAWRPHYPMVHVLPHWNWPDRVGQITPVHVFTTGDEAELFLNGESLGRKTKGEFEYRLRWDDVVYEPGEIKVVAYKHGTKWAEQTVKTTGPAAALSAEPDRATIAADGQDLSFVTVRVLDADGEFIRNAKPELRFSISGPGEIVATDNGDPTDLTAFPSLQRRAFNGLALAIVRGQPGEPGEITVTVEGDGLTAGRAVIATQE